The following nucleotide sequence is from Achromobacter spanius.
CTTGAGCGGGTTGGGAAAATAACCCGACCAGCCCTTGACGTCGGGCGCCAGCGAGAACGTGCGGACCTTGTCGCGCATCATGCTCTTGCGCCCCATGGGCGACACCACGGTGAACAAATCCGCGATCAAGGGTCCGATGGCGATGCCCAGGAAATAGCTGATGCTGAGCTTGACGCCGTACTTGGCGGTCAGGCTTTGCAGGGCAATGATCACCACCACGAAGGGCACCAGCAGCGCCACCGCCGACCAGCGTCCGGCCGAGAAGTAGGCGATGAGCACCGCCGCCGCCAGGAAGATCCAGGGCGCGGATTTGGTGATGGCCGCGCCAAACGGCGCCAGCAGCACGGCGAACAGCACGGCCAGCGGCACCGCCACGAAGGCGGCCACGATGGCGCCCGACACCATCTTGCGCAACGCAATGTGCGGCACGCCCAGCTTGCGCAGCATGTTCGCGTCTTGCAGCAGCGGCGTGGCCATGGTGTCGCCCGGAATGCCCAATAGCGCTGTGGGCACCGCGTGCGTCATGTGCTTGGCCACGGCGCCGGCCAGAAAGAAGGTGAAGACGCCGGCGGGCGGCACGCCCAGCAGCACCACCAGCAAGGTCAGCGGCGCAAGCGTGGTGGTTTCGTCGGTGCCGGACACCAGGCCGATGGCGGCGAACACCACCGCGCCCAACAGGCCCATGGCGGCGGCCACCATGATTTGTTCAAGCAGGATGGGGTCGCTCATGCCAGCGCCTCCTTGGATGCGCCTTGCGGCAGGTCGGTGGACGGCGGCGTGACGGACTGCGGCTTGGCCTCGGCAAACAGCTCGTACAGGCCCAGTTCCTTCAGCTCGCGCACCACGGGTTCGGGCAGGTCGGCCAGCGAACCCAGGCCGCCCGGCTGCTCGGCCAGTTCGGCCAGCACTTCGGCGCGCCAGGCGGGGTCATGCGTGGAGGCGTGTTCGACCACTTCGCGTTTGGGCGGGAACAGGCGCGCGCAGATCACGCCCGCGATCACGCAGCCGGCCAGGCCGGCCAGCATGGCGTAGGCGTGCGCCAGTTCCGGCGACGCCACCACGCCACGCAGCCAGCGGCTGGCGGCGTAGAAGCCGGTGACGCTGATGGCGATGCCAATGCAAATGGCCCACGCCAGTTGGCGCAGGTCCACCGTGTCGTTCCACACTTCTGCCAGGCGCCAGGACGGCGCTGGGGATTTTGGTTCCATGTCTCTCTCCGTTGTGGTGGGGCGGTGCGGGCTGGCCAACACCGCCTCTGTTTTTATGTGGCCCGCGGGCCAGGGCTTATTTCTTGGCGCGCAGTTCCTCCAGCAAGGCCAGCGCGCGGTCTGTGCGTACGTCTTTTTCCTCGGCCATGCGCTTGGCGACCGTATCGATCTCGGCGCCCACGGCGCCTGCCACCAGCGCGATGTTGCGCGCGTGCAGGGCCATGTGGCCGCGTTGGATGCCTTCGGTGGCCAGGGCGCGCAGCGCGCCCAGATTCTGCGCCAAGCCCACGGCCACCGCCACTTCGCCCAGCTCTTGGGCCGAGCGCACGTCCATGATCTTCAAGGCCAGCCGGGCCAGCGGATGCGTCTTGGTGGCGCCGCCCACCAGACCCACGGGCATGGGCATTTCGATGGTGCCGACCAGCGCGCCCGACCCGTCTTTTTCCCAGGTGGTCAGTGACGTGTAGCGGCCCGAGCGCGCGGCGTAGGCGTGCGCGCCGGCTTCCACCGCGCGCCAATCGTTACCGGTGGCCACGATGACGGGGTCGATGCCGTTCATGATGCCCTTGTTGTGCGTGGCGGCGCGGTACGGGTCGACGGCGGCGAAGGTGTAGGCGTCCAGCACGCCTTCGATGATGTCGGCGCCGCTGCGATCCTTGGTGTCCAGCACTTGCGGCGTCAGGCGCACGCGGGCGCGCGCCAGGCGCAGGTCGGCCAGGTTGGACAGGATGCGCAGGCGCACCGAGCCGCCCGTGATTTCTTCCACCAGCGGCGCCACGGCTTCGGCCATGGTGTTGACGGTGTTGGCGCCCATGGCGTCGCGCACGTCCACGATCAGGTGCAGCACGATCATCGGGCCGCGCGGCGTGTCGGCGAACACATGCACGTCGATGTCCTGGCAGCCGCCGCCCAGCTCTATCAGCACCTTGTCGCGGCCGTTGGCCAGCGTCAGGATGCGTTCACGTTCGCGCAGCAGCGCCAGCCGCGCGCCGTGCGGGTCGGTCAGGCCCAGCACCTGCACCTGCGCGCGCATCAAGGGGCGCGTGCTGGACGTTTCAAAGCCGCCGCATTCGCGCGCCAGCTTGGCCATGTAGGACGCCGCCGCCACCACCGACGGTTCTTCCACGGCCATGGGCACCAGCACGTCGCGGCCATTGACCTGGAAGTTGCCCGCCACGCCCAGCGGCAGTTCGAAAGCGCCGATGACGTTTTCGATCATGCCGTCGGCACGGTCCAGTCCCAGCGCGCCGGGCTGGGCCAGCAACTGTTGTTCATCGGGGGTCAGCGCGGCGGCCTGGGCAATGGCGGCCAGGCGTTGTGCGGGGGTCAGCGCGCGGAAGTTGGGTAGGCGTGAATCGGCCACGATGGCAGGTCTCCGTATCGTTATTGAGTGGCCTGATTCTAGGTAAACTGTACCGCTATTGAGAGGTACAGTTTTGCCAAACAGTACCATCGCACTGCACCAATTTTGACGGACGCCCAGGGCGAAAAACACAGCATGAATGACCCCAGCAACACCGGTAAACGGCCGCGCGGCGCGCCCATTGCGGAAAGCCTGGCCAAGCTGATCGGCCAGCAGATTGCCGATGGCGTCTACCGCCCGGGCGACAAACTGCCGTCGCTGCGCGAACTGTCGCAATTGCATCGCTACGCCAAGAACACCGTGGTGGTGGCGTTTGAAATGCTGGTGGCCCAGGGGCTGGTCGAACCGCGCCGGGGCTCGGGCTTCTTCGTGCTGGCCGGCGATTTCGCGCGCAAGGCGGCCGACGAGGAACCCGGCCAATTGAGCCGCGCCATGGACATCGTCTGGCTGATGCGTGAACAGCTCAAGACGCAGCCCGACGCGGTCCAGGCCGGCGATGGCTTTCCGCCCGTGGAATGGCTGGCCGACATGCGCATGGACCGCTATCACCAAAAGGTGGTGCGCACTGGGCTGGGCGCCTTGTTCCGCTACGGCAGCCGCTTTGGCTACGCGCCGCTGCGCGAAAGCCTGGTGCGCAAGCTGGGTGACGTGGGCGTGAATGTGGCGCCGTCGCAGTTGGTGCTGACGCATGGCGCCAACGAGGCGATGGACCTGGTGATCCGCTACTTTGTGCCGCCGGGCGCCACCGTGCTGGTGGACGACCCGGGCTATTACCCGCTATTCGGCAAGCTGAAGCTGGCGGGCGTGCGCATGCTGGGCGTGCCGCGTTTGTCGGATGGGCCGGACGTGGCGGCGCTGGAAGCCTTGTTGCAGCGCGAGAAGCCGCGCTTGTTCTTTACGCAGTCGCTGGCGCACAACCCGACCGGGTCGGACATCTCGCTGGCCAAGGCCTATAAGGTGCTGCAGTTGTCCGAGCGCTACAACCTGATGATCGTGGAAAACGATGCGCTGGCGGACTTCAAGCCCACGTCGGCGGTGCGGCTGTCGGCGCTGGACCAGTTGGAACGCACCATCTACATCGGCAGCTTTTCAAAGTCGTTCTCGGCGGCGTTGCGCGTGGGCTTCATCGCCTGCAACGCGGCGCTGGCCAGCGACCTGGCCGACTTGAAGGCGCTGGTGCACGTCAGCAGTTCGGAATACTGCGAGCGCATGGTGGATGTGATGCTGCGCGAAGGGCACTACGAGCGCCATCTGGCGCGCTTGCGCCAACGGCTGGAGGCCGCCACCGGCCATGCCTTGCAGGTGTTGGATGCGCTGGGCGCCGAGGTGTATTCGCGGCCGACCAGTTCCTTGTATCTCTGGTCATCGTTTCCCGGCGTGGCGGACTCGTTGACGCTGGCGACGGATTTGATGCCCGAGAAAGTCATCATGGCGCCGGGCCGCGTGTTCAGCGTGGATCCCACGGCGGTGTCGCCGTGGTCGCGGTGCAATGTGGGCGCGATCGGGTCGCCGCGTTTTCGGGCCACGTTGGAAGCGGCGCTGGCGGCGCGGCGTTAGGCACCTGAGACTGCCGGTTGTATCTGCCGCTTTTTTCTGCCGCTTTTTTCCTCCGGCTTTTCTGGTTCAGCGATAAGCGAACTCCTCGAACCATTGCCCCAAGGCTCGCCTGCGCCTGCGGACTCAGCATGCGCGCGGCGGGCAGGTTGGAAGCACCGCGCGCCGACTGCACCGCAAAGCGCCGCACGCCCCGGCGCGCCAGCGCTTGCGCCAAGTCCAGCAGCCGTTCCTCGGCCAGCCAATCGGGGTGCCAGGTGATGCGGCATTCAAAGTCCGTACCGGCTGACAGCAACTGCGTCAGACACGCCATGGCCGGGCGATGGGAATCGCGGCGGCCGGTGATGTCGTCGTAGCCTTGCGCATCGGCCTTGATGTCCAGACCCACCCAATCCAGGTGGCGCAACACATCGGCCAGGCGCAAGGGGTAGATGCCGGCCGTGTGCAGGCCCACGCGGTAGCCCATGCGCTTCACGTCGCGTATCAACGATGGCAGGCGGGGTTCCGACAGCGGTTCGCCACCTGAAAACACCACGGCGTCCAGCAAACCCGCGCGGCTTTTCAGAAAGGCGCGCGTATCGCGCCAGTCGTAGCGGGCGGCGCGGGTTTGCAGATCGGGGTTGTGGCAGTAATGGCATCGCCAGGGGCAACCGGCAATAAAGACCACGGCGGCCAACTGCCCCGGCCAATCCACCGTGGAAAACGGAACCAGTCCGCCGATGGCGGGCGCATGCCGGGGCAGGGCCGTCGCCACGGGTGGCGGGGGCCCAGCATGCGCAGCCCTGCGCGCGACCGGTTCAGTGTTGTTCGACGAAGAAGCGGCGTTCATGGAATTCGCCTTGTTTGCCGGTGTTGAAGGACGACACGGGACGGTGATAGCCCATGACGCGGGTCCAGACCTCGCAGTGCACCGGTTCGGGGGTGTTGCCTTCGGCCTCGCACTTGGGGCAGACGTCGTGGTGCCCAGCCAGATACCCGTGGTGGGGGCAGATGGAAAACGTGGGTGTGACGGTGATGTAGGGCAGCCGGAAGTTCGACAGCGCGCGGCGCACCAATTCCTTGCATGCCTGGGCCGATGACACGGCCTCGTTCATGTACAGGTGCAGCACGGTGCCACCCGTGTATTTGCCTTGCAGCGTTTCCTGCAATTGCAGCGCGTAGAAGGGGTCGTCGGTATGGCCCACCGGCAATTGGCTGGAGTTGGTGTAGTAAGGCTGCGCATCGCTACCCGCCTGCAAGATGCCGGGAAAGCGCTTGCGGTCTTCGCGCGCGAAGCGGTAGGTGGTGCCCTCGGCGGGTGTGGCTTCCAGGTTGTACAGGTGCCCGGTCTGTTCCTGGAATTCGGTCATGCGCTCGCGCACGTGGTCCAACAGGCGCACCGCCAGCGCGTGGCCGGCCGGCGTGGTGACGTCGTCGGCGTCGTTGGTGAAGTTGCGGATCATCTCGTTGATGCCGTTTACGCCCAGCGTGCTGAAGTGGTTGCGCAAGGTGCCCAGGTAGCGGCGGGTGTAGGGGTACAGGCCTTGGTCGATGTAGCGCTGCACCACGCAGCGCTTGGTTTCCAGCACGTCACGGCCAAGCTCCAGCAGGTGGTCTAGCCGTTGCATCAGCCGGGCTTCATCGCCCCGGCAGGTATGGCCCAGCCGCGCGCAGTTGATGGTGACGACTCCCACGGATCCGGTCTGCTCGGCCGAACCGAACAGGCCGTTGCCGCGCTTGAGCAATTCGCGCAGGTCCAGTTGCAGGCGGCAGCACATGGACCGCACCATGTGCGGTTCCAGATCCGAATTCAGGAAGTTCTGGAAATAGGGCAGCCCGTAGCGCGCCGTCATCTCGAACAGGCGCGTGGTGTTGGGGTGGCTCCAATCAAAGTCCGGCGTGATGTTGTAGGTGGGAATCGGGAAGGTGAACACGCGGCCCCGGGCGTCGCCGGCCATCATCACTTCGATGTAGGCGCGGTTGATCATGTCCATTTCTGCTTGCAGTTCGCCATAGGTGAACGGCATTTCCTCGCCGCCCACGTAGGGCACCTGTTCTTTCAGGTCGGCGGGGCAGGTCCAGTCGAAGGTCAGGTTGGTGAAGGGCGTTTGCGTGCCCCAGCGGCTAGGCACGTTCAAGTTGAAAATCAGTTCCTGCATGGCCTGCTTCACGTCCGCGTAGGTCATGGCGTCGCGGCGGATGAACGGGGCCATGTAGGTATCGAACGAACTGAAGGCTTGCGCGCCCGCCCATTCGTTTTGCAGCGTGCCCAGAAAGTTGACGATCTGGCCGATGGCCGCCGACATATGCTTGGGCGGCGTGGATTCCACCTTGCTGGGCACGCCGTTGAAGCCTTCGGTCAGCAGTTGGCGCAAGGACCATCCCGCGCAATAGCCGCTAAGCATGTCCAGGTCGTGGATGTGGAGGTCGCCATCGCGGTGCGCCTGACCCGCTTCGGGCGTGAACACATGCGACAGCCAATAGTTGGCCGTGACCTTGCCGGCCACGTTCAGGATCAGGCCGCCCAGGCTGTAGCCCAGGTTGGCATTGGCGTTGACGCGCCAATCGCGTTGGTCCAGGTATTCCTCCATGGCGCTTTCCACATCGACCAGCTTGTTGCGGTCGAATGCAGCGGGAGGGGCTGGGACGTTAGGGGGGAGATCGTGCGGAAGCAGCATGTCGGACACCATATGTAGTGGAGTGTCAAAACTCTATCACTACATATGGTGTTGATGTCTGCCTATGGAAGACGATGTCAGCCTGGCTTGATGCGGGTCAAACAGGGAAAAACGGAGGGGAAAATCGCAATGCGGCTTTCGCCTGGCGTCAGAAGCCGATGCCAATACCCGCCAAGGAAATGGCCACGGCCAGCGCAGCGGTGCGGGCGGCAGGGCGGGGCGCCCAAGACAGCATGCCCACCCATAGCAACGCGCCCGCCGACAGCCAGCCCAGCCACGCCACCACACCCACTGTGTTGCCCCACAGGCCCACACAAGGCAGCAAGGCCAGCGCCAGCAACAGCACGCCCGCGCCGCGCAGCACGCGCGTGTGGCCCGCCGACGGATCGCGACCCCAGACCTGATCGTAATGGCGTGGCATGGCCAGGCTCAGGCAGGCCATGCCCGCATAGGTCAGCAACAAAGCCACTGCAATGGCGAATACGTCGTTCAGGTTCATGCCGCAGCCTTTTGAGTCGCGCGAGGGGTGCGCCGGGTGGGCGCGGGCTCAGGCCTTTTCCACAAACGGATGGCTGCCCAGGCGGATAGTACGCCAACGGCCAGGGCGGTCAGTTCCACGTCCGCGCTTTCCCAGTCGCCGCGCGCCATCTGCGCCACGGGGTGGTCGCCCAATGTGGCGAATGACAGCACCGGCAGCAGCAGGCATAGCGCCGCCAGCAAGCCCAGTTGGGTCGTCCACGCAAGCCGGGGCCGACACAGCCAGGCATGCGCCAGCATCAACGCCCACAGCCCGAAAAAGCAGCGCAGTTCCCACAAGGCGCGGTTTTCCAGTGCGACGGGCAGCAGGCGGTTGGCCCAGAAGTAGCCAATGCAGGCCACCGCCAGACCGGCAAGCGCGGCCACATTCAGGCCTTCGATCAGGCGGTACATGCGCGCGGTGGCGGCGCCGAATTCATTACCCAGCTTGGCGCGCCGCTTCACCATGAACAGCACGGCGCCCGTGCCCATCATGGCGGCCCCGGCCAGGCCGCATACGAAGTACAGCCACTTCACGGCCAGCCCGCCAAACGGCGCCATGTGCAGGTCGCCCATGACCTGGCGCGTGAGTGCCGGCGCGCCGCCGATGACGCCGCCCGCCGGGCGCATGCGCAGCAGTGCGCCCGTGGCCGCCGAGAACTCGGCCATGCCAGTGGTGGCGCTGATGTTGTGCAAGGCGTCGCTGGTTTCGTTCCAGCCGTAGACCGCAACGCGCATGGAACTGTCTTCGGGGTTCTGGATGACGATGGCGCGCGCGCTTTGGCCAATCAGGGATTCGGCACGCGCCACCAGCGGTTCCAGCGGCGGCATGGCCAGGGACTGGCCGGTGCGCACGGGCCTTTCTTCGCCCTGCATTTCGGCCAGGTAAAGGCGGGTGGCTTCCATGCCGGCCCCGTACTGCGCCACGACGGGGGCGGGCATCAGTTGCGCACTGGAAATCACGATGCCGGTGTAGGCAATCATGAACTGGAAGGGCAGCGTCAGCACCGCCACGGCGTTGTGCGCGTCCAGCCAGGAACGCTGGCCTTTCTTGGCGCGGAAGGTGAAGAAGTCCTTGAAGATGCGCTTGTGCGTGACCACGCCCGAGATCAGCGCGACCAGCATCGCCATGGTGGCGAACGCCACGATCCACACGCCGAAGCGGCTTTCGTGAAGCATGTAGTGGAAGTTGACGAAGTGCGTGCCGCCCAGGGTGGCGCGGCCTGCTTCGTCATGATGGTCGTCCAGTTCGGCGCCCGTGGCGGGGTCCAGTTCGGCGTCGGCGTACATGCCGTTCTTGTCGAACCAGTAGACCGACAAACCGTTGTCATGGTGCCGGTTAACGGGCCAGATCTCCCACATGCCCGCGCCCCGGTGATGGCGCGCCATGTAGTCCACGGCCAGGTCCAGACGGCGTGCGCGGTCCACGGGTGTGCGGTCTTGCGCGGCCGCCGCGGCATCGGCCGCCGCGGCATCGGCCGCCGCGGCTTCCGCCGCGTGGTGCTCGGGCGTCATCCAATGGGTGATGGGTTCGGCGAAGAGGGCCAGCGATCCGGTCAGGAACACCGCGTACAGCAGCCACGAAAACCACAGGCCGACCCAGGTGTGCAACCAGGCCATGGATAGGCGGAAACCGGATTTCAGAGCGAACCTCTTATTGTGGGATTGCCGCCGTGAGCTTGCGGGCAAGAAGTTTTATTGAGAATTGTTCCGATTCTAAGCTAATTGGGGACATCAATGTGAAGGCGCTTATGTGGCGACTTCAGTATGGCGACGTCAACGTTGAGGCGGCCGGACTCGCTCGTCTTGGCCCAAAGCGCTTAGAACGCCCGGGCCAGCGCCGCGAAGAAGGCGTCGTCGTTGATCTCGACGCGCTTCTTATAGCTGGGTTTGCCGCGCGCGCTCAGCACCACGACAACGAGCTTGTGCGCCGGGTTGATGTGGATGAACTGCCCATAGATGCCTTCTGCCTGGAAGGCGCCGGCCAGGGCGGGGTCCTTCAACTCTGGCACCCACCACATGTAGCCGTAGGGAATTTCAGTGTCGCCAATACGGTACGGGGTTCCTGCCTGCGCCACCCAGTCCTCGGGCAGCAGGCGTTCGCCATCCAGTTGCCCGCCTTCCAGGACGAATTGCCCGAACCGTGCGTAGTCACGCAGGGTGGCATTCATGCCGCTGCCCGAGATCGTCATGCCGCCGGGGCATTCCGCCCACCAGGTCGCGTCGGATTCCATGCCGATGCGCGACCACAGCCGCGACTGCAGGTAGTCGACCAGCCGCTGGCCCGTTGCGCCTTCCATCACCGCGCTCAGCAGATACGATTCCCCCGTGTTGTACGCCCAGGCCTGGCCCGCCGGTTGGCGCGCGGGCAGGCCTTTCATGAAGTCTCGGATGCCGCCTGCTTGCCAGCGGGTCTGGATGTCTAGCAATTGACGGCGCTCGGAGGCCGCGTCGCCGTAGTCCTCGTTCCATTGCACGCCCGAGCACATGCGCAACATCTGGCGCAGCGTAACTTGGCGATAGACCCCGCCCAAGTCCGCGTACCGCGTCACCGGATCGTCCAGCGAGTGGATCAGCCCTTCCTTGAGCGCCACGCCCACTAGCGTCGCCGCCACCGACTTGGCCAGCGAACACGAGTTCCAGCGCGTTTCAGGCGCGATGCCACGCTGATAGGTCTCGAACGCGACTTGCCCGTCCTTCATCACCAACAGGCCGGCCACGCCGTTGGTGGCCAGATAGTCGTACAGGTCGAACACACGCCCTTGATCCTGGATGCGCAAGGCGGGCATGCCGCCGGGCCGCAGTGGCAGATCACGCACGCGCTCGCCGCGCGCCACGGTGTCGGACGCAAACCAGCCGGGGTCGCTGGACAGCGCCAGCGCAAGTTCGTCGGGGAGCAGGGTTCCGTCGTAGAACCGCATCAGATGCGTCTTCAGGGCGGGCGTCAGGGGCATGGCAGGTTCCAGATTTGAATTCATGGGTGGTGGACGGCAGGCGCGCGCCATGCGGGCCTTAGTCGTCCTGCATCACAAAGTGGCCGGGCGCGACTTCCTGGTAGCGCCGTCGGGGTGGCGTATAGCCGGGCGGGCGCAGCGTGTGCCGGATCTCGTCCTGGATCAGATGGCGCGGCATGGCCAGGCGCGCGCCCGGGTCCGCCACGGGCACGGCGTCCAGCAAGCGTCGCGTATAGGGATGGCGGGGGTCGTACAGCACGGCGGCGCGGGAGCCGATCTCGACGATCTCGCCCATGTACATCACCGCGACGCGATGGCTTACGCGCTCCACCACGGCCATGTCGTGCGAGATGAAAAGATAAGCCAGCCCCAGGTCGCGTTGCAGCGTCAGCATCAGGTTGATGATCTGCGCCTTGATCGATACGTCCAGCGCGGATACTGCCTCGTCGGCCACCAGCAACGACGGCCCGAGCGCCAGGCTGCGGGCGATACAGATGCGCTGGCGCTGTCCCCCGAGAATTCCTGCGGGTAGCGGTCGCCGGCCGCGCTGTCCAGGCCCACGCAGGCCAGCAGTTCGGCCACGCGGGCGCGCAGTGCGTCGCCCTTGCAGACCTTGTTCACGATCAGGGGGCTGGCGACTGCCGCCGCAACGGTCTTGCGCGGATTCAGGCTGGAGAATGGGTCTTGAAACACCATCTGCACATGGCGCGCCATGGCGTCGCGGTCGCGGCCCCTGGCTGCGTGGATGTCCTGGCCATTGACCCGCACCGTGCCCGAGGTTGGCGTCAGCAGGTTCATGATGCTGCGGCCAATGGTGGACTTGCCGCAACCCGATTCGCCCACCAGCGCCAGGGTTTCGCCTGGCTGTACGCTGAACGACACGTTCTCGACGGCATGTACCATGCCGCGGTCGCGCGACAGCAACCCCGAACCCATGCGGTACCGCATCGTCAGCGCCTGAACCTCGAGCACAGGCGGGGCGTCGGCGCGCGCGGTGTTCGCCGTTTCCCGGGCTGGCGTCTTGATTCCGGTTTGACGGTCGATGGCGGGAAACGGCATCGGACGCGCTACGTCTTTCATGGCGCCCAGGCGCGGCACGGCCGCCAACAGGGCCCGCGTATAGGGCTCGGTGGGCCTATCGAAAATACGAGCGGTGTCGCCACATTCGATCTGCTGCCCGCCGCACATCACGACCATCCGGTCCGCCACTTCCGCCACCACACCCATGTCATGCGTGATGAACAGCACCGACATGCCGTCTTCCTGCTGTAGTTCGCGGATCAGGGCCAGAATCTGTGCCTGGATCGTGACGTCCAGCGCGGTGGTCGGCTCGTCGGCGATCAGCAGCCGGGGCCGGCAGGCCAGCGCCATGGCGATCATGACGCGCTGGCGCATGCCGCCCGACAGGTGGAACGGATAGTCTTTCAAACGAGTCGCCGCGGCCGGGATGCGTACCTTCTCAAGCAGGCGCAGCGCCTCGGCCTGCGCCGTCGGCCAGTCCAGGCCCCGATGCAGCATCAGCGATTCAGCCACCTGGAATCCGATGGTGCGCACCGGGTTCAGGCTGGTCATCGGCTCTTGGAAGATCATTGCGATATCGGCGCCGCGAATCTTGCGCATCTGGGGTTCGGGCAGCGCCAGCAGGTCGCGGCCGCCCAGCAGGACGCTGCCCGACACCTGCGTATCGCGCGGGTTGAGCAAGCGCATGATCGACATGGCCGTCACGCTTTTGCCCGAGCCGGATTCGCCCACCACGGCCACCGTTTCACGCGGGGCTACCTCGAAGTCCAGGCCGTTGACGACGGTCTTCCAGCCGCCCGGCACCCGGAAGCGGGTGTGCAGGCC
It contains:
- a CDS encoding PepSY-associated TM helix domain-containing protein; the protein is MAWLHTWVGLWFSWLLYAVFLTGSLALFAEPITHWMTPEHHAAEAAAADAAAADAAAAAQDRTPVDRARRLDLAVDYMARHHRGAGMWEIWPVNRHHDNGLSVYWFDKNGMYADAELDPATGAELDDHHDEAGRATLGGTHFVNFHYMLHESRFGVWIVAFATMAMLVALISGVVTHKRIFKDFFTFRAKKGQRSWLDAHNAVAVLTLPFQFMIAYTGIVISSAQLMPAPVVAQYGAGMEATRLYLAEMQGEERPVRTGQSLAMPPLEPLVARAESLIGQSARAIVIQNPEDSSMRVAVYGWNETSDALHNISATTGMAEFSAATGALLRMRPAGGVIGGAPALTRQVMGDLHMAPFGGLAVKWLYFVCGLAGAAMMGTGAVLFMVKRRAKLGNEFGAATARMYRLIEGLNVAALAGLAVACIGYFWANRLLPVALENRALWELRCFFGLWALMLAHAWLCRPRLAWTTQLGLLAALCLLLPVLSFATLGDHPVAQMARGDWESADVELTALAVGVLSAWAAIRLWKRPEPAPTRRTPRATQKAAA
- a CDS encoding tripartite tricarboxylate transporter permease — encoded protein: MSDPILLEQIMVAAAMGLLGAVVFAAIGLVSGTDETTTLAPLTLLVVLLGVPPAGVFTFFLAGAVAKHMTHAVPTALLGIPGDTMATPLLQDANMLRKLGVPHIALRKMVSGAIVAAFVAVPLAVLFAVLLAPFGAAITKSAPWIFLAAAVLIAYFSAGRWSAVALLVPFVVVIIALQSLTAKYGVKLSISYFLGIAIGPLIADLFTVVSPMGRKSMMRDKVRTFSLAPDVKGWSGYFPNPLKVMDRVQTRWTLATAAVSSATFVFSPVAMTVVLGELVGSRIKHAYHRLTTVLSARNGVTEATYIAEALIPLIAFGLPLSPVAAGPAAPLFNAPPRFTVDAATGQTHNLHNLLSHWEFLGYGMLAVLLAALVSYPFAMNFARRAALFVSRRVSHEAIIATFVGLIIVISIWEGQFLGLLVILTMGLFGGLLSRRFGFNTGVQFMGYYTAVLSVPAIVKLMA
- a CDS encoding ribonucleoside triphosphate reductase — encoded protein: MVSDMLLPHDLPPNVPAPPAAFDRNKLVDVESAMEEYLDQRDWRVNANANLGYSLGGLILNVAGKVTANYWLSHVFTPEAGQAHRDGDLHIHDLDMLSGYCAGWSLRQLLTEGFNGVPSKVESTPPKHMSAAIGQIVNFLGTLQNEWAGAQAFSSFDTYMAPFIRRDAMTYADVKQAMQELIFNLNVPSRWGTQTPFTNLTFDWTCPADLKEQVPYVGGEEMPFTYGELQAEMDMINRAYIEVMMAGDARGRVFTFPIPTYNITPDFDWSHPNTTRLFEMTARYGLPYFQNFLNSDLEPHMVRSMCCRLQLDLRELLKRGNGLFGSAEQTGSVGVVTINCARLGHTCRGDEARLMQRLDHLLELGRDVLETKRCVVQRYIDQGLYPYTRRYLGTLRNHFSTLGVNGINEMIRNFTNDADDVTTPAGHALAVRLLDHVRERMTEFQEQTGHLYNLEATPAEGTTYRFAREDRKRFPGILQAGSDAQPYYTNSSQLPVGHTDDPFYALQLQETLQGKYTGGTVLHLYMNEAVSSAQACKELVRRALSNFRLPYITVTPTFSICPHHGYLAGHHDVCPKCEAEGNTPEPVHCEVWTRVMGYHRPVSSFNTGKQGEFHERRFFVEQH
- a CDS encoding hydroxymethylglutaryl-CoA reductase, degradative; its protein translation is MVADSRLPNFRALTPAQRLAAIAQAAALTPDEQQLLAQPGALGLDRADGMIENVIGAFELPLGVAGNFQVNGRDVLVPMAVEEPSVVAAASYMAKLARECGGFETSSTRPLMRAQVQVLGLTDPHGARLALLRERERILTLANGRDKVLIELGGGCQDIDVHVFADTPRGPMIVLHLIVDVRDAMGANTVNTMAEAVAPLVEEITGGSVRLRILSNLADLRLARARVRLTPQVLDTKDRSGADIIEGVLDAYTFAAVDPYRAATHNKGIMNGIDPVIVATGNDWRAVEAGAHAYAARSGRYTSLTTWEKDGSGALVGTIEMPMPVGLVGGATKTHPLARLALKIMDVRSAQELGEVAVAVGLAQNLGALRALATEGIQRGHMALHARNIALVAGAVGAEIDTVAKRMAEEKDVRTDRALALLEELRAKK
- a CDS encoding PLP-dependent aminotransferase family protein translates to MNDPSNTGKRPRGAPIAESLAKLIGQQIADGVYRPGDKLPSLRELSQLHRYAKNTVVVAFEMLVAQGLVEPRRGSGFFVLAGDFARKAADEEPGQLSRAMDIVWLMREQLKTQPDAVQAGDGFPPVEWLADMRMDRYHQKVVRTGLGALFRYGSRFGYAPLRESLVRKLGDVGVNVAPSQLVLTHGANEAMDLVIRYFVPPGATVLVDDPGYYPLFGKLKLAGVRMLGVPRLSDGPDVAALEALLQREKPRLFFTQSLAHNPTGSDISLAKAYKVLQLSERYNLMIVENDALADFKPTSAVRLSALDQLERTIYIGSFSKSFSAALRVGFIACNAALASDLADLKALVHVSSSEYCERMVDVMLREGHYERHLARLRQRLEAATGHALQVLDALGAEVYSRPTSSLYLWSSFPGVADSLTLATDLMPEKVIMAPGRVFSVDPTAVSPWSRCNVGAIGSPRFRATLEAALAARR
- a CDS encoding DUF3325 domain-containing protein; this encodes MNLNDVFAIAVALLLTYAGMACLSLAMPRHYDQVWGRDPSAGHTRVLRGAGVLLLALALLPCVGLWGNTVGVVAWLGWLSAGALLWVGMLSWAPRPAARTAALAVAISLAGIGIGF
- a CDS encoding serine hydrolase domain-containing protein encodes the protein MPLTPALKTHLMRFYDGTLLPDELALALSSDPGWFASDTVARGERVRDLPLRPGGMPALRIQDQGRVFDLYDYLATNGVAGLLVMKDGQVAFETYQRGIAPETRWNSCSLAKSVAATLVGVALKEGLIHSLDDPVTRYADLGGVYRQVTLRQMLRMCSGVQWNEDYGDAASERRQLLDIQTRWQAGGIRDFMKGLPARQPAGQAWAYNTGESYLLSAVMEGATGQRLVDYLQSRLWSRIGMESDATWWAECPGGMTISGSGMNATLRDYARFGQFVLEGGQLDGERLLPEDWVAQAGTPYRIGDTEIPYGYMWWVPELKDPALAGAFQAEGIYGQFIHINPAHKLVVVVLSARGKPSYKKRVEINDDAFFAALARAF